GAAATACATAAAAGCCTATCTAGTTCTTTTCCCTTTTATAGAGTACGCAAAATTTAACCAATTGTCTGAGACATTCGTTTAGATAGGAAAAAAATAGATGAATTTCAGCAGTGTCATTTATTCGTTACAGTCATACGTATAGAGTAAAACGAAAGGGATGATGGATTTGGATAATTTAAACAGTACCATTCCGATTTATCATCTTTATATTCACCCATTAGATCTTAGTGAAATGAGACGGGATATATGGTGTGATGACCCTCTACCGGCGAAATTAACCTTTGATAAAAGAAAACTTGAAATTGATCTCGCTTATCGTGGCTCTCATATTCGCAAATCTAAGAAAAAATCTTACCATGTATGCTTTAAAAAACCTGCAAAATATCGCAATGCCAAAGAACTCCATCTCAATTCAGAGTATAGTGATCCATCATTGATTAGAAACAAATTATCATTGGACTTTTTTTCAGAGATTGGAACACTTTCACCACAATCCAGACATGTTTTTTTGAAAATAAACGGAAAAAATGAAGGTGTTTATCTTGAATTAGAATCTGTCGATGAGCATTATCTTGCATCGCGAAAATTGCCATCAGGAGCGATTTTTTATGCAGTTGATGGCGATGCCAATTTCTCGTTAATGAGCGACTTAGATAAGGAAGTAAAGAAGTCATTAGATAGCGGGTATGAAAGAAAGAATGGCACAGATAAGGACAATTATTACTTACAGGAAATGATTTTGAATATTAATACAATACTACGAGCAGAATTCGAAGTTGAAATACAAAAATATATAAATGTTGAGCAATACCTTAGATGGTTAGCTGGAGTAGTCTTCACCCAGAATTATGATGGTTTTGTGCATAATTATGCATTATATCGAAATGGCGTTACTGGACAATTTGAAATGATTCCCTGGGATTATGATGCAACATGGGGGAGGGATGTCAATGGAAAATACATGAATGAAGATTATGTTAGAATACAGGGCTTTAATACATTAACAGCAAGAATTCTTGATGTGGATTCCTATCGAAAATACTACAAAACCTTGCTTTTAGAAATCATGAATAATCAATTTACTACAGAGTATTTGATTCCAAAAGTTGAGGGGCTTGCTTCAAAAATTCGTCCTTATGTCCTTAAAGATCCATATTTAAAGGAGAGAATTAATCAATTTGATAATGAACCAGATTTCATAGCCCGCTATATTAAAGCCAGAAGCACCTATATAAAACGTCAATTATCAATTTTTGATTGATTCATAATATGTGCGGAAAAAATTTTTTCATAATTAGGCATGTTCATTAGGTCAATGGACACCTATGAAACGTAATATAAGCATTATAAATAACCATTATGGATATATGACAAGGAGGATAATTATGAACAATGACCTTGCTGAATCATATCACGCGTTTCTTGAGTCTCTAAAAGGAAAAATCGTGACTATTTATCGAGGGGGACCAGAATCCAAAACTGGGATGTTACTAGATGTAAAAAGTGACTACGTAACTCTTTATGCTTATAACGATAATAATAACAATAGTAACGATAATAACAGCAATAGTAATAACAACAATAATCAACAAAATAATAACAATCAACAAAGCGATGACAATAGTAATAATAATACTGTCATCTATTATCAAGCAAAGCATGTGAAAAGTATTAGTGAGGATTCAAAAACAAACTCAACACAAACGACTCAAGTAGAAGAAGAGGACATTGAATTTTTTGAGGCAGACGATTTCATCGGCCTTATTAGCAATCTAGTTAACGAAACGATTCAAATTAACCAAGGTGGCCCAGAATCAAAATACGGGACACTACTAGGAGTATCTGATGATTTCATCATCCTATACACAGAAGATGATGGCATCGTGTATTTTAATGTATACCATGTTAAAAGTGTGAGCAAATACGAGGATAACAATAACAATAACAATAACAATAACCAAAATGGTGGGCAAAATAATAATAATAGCAATCAACAGGAGGTAACATATCCTGAAATCATTGAAGCATCCGACTTCCATAATGTATTTCAACACATGGCTCATAAATGGGTATCGATTAATCGTGGTGGCCCAGAGGCTATGGAAGGTGTATTAGTTGAAAATGCAGGAGGTCACTACACTCTGGTAAGCAATCAGGAAGTTTTACGTATTCATCCTTATCATATTCGAAGCATTAGTTCTGGACCGAAGGGATCGTTAAGTCAAAATAACGATAGTGACGACAGTCAAAACAATGATAATAACAATAACAATAATCAATCTGCACAAAATTCCAGCAACCAAGATAATTCCTCTAAAAATAATGAAAGCAACAAAAGCAAGGAGAAAGAGTACAAAAAATCATCCTCTTCAAGTAAATCAAGCCGCTCTGATTATCGTCGCGAAAAAGTTGTCAAAACAATCGATTATGTTTGGAAAGGCAAAAACTAAAGCTAAACAAATGTTTTTACAACATACCAATATCCCTTATAACTGATGGTGCATTAGTGATATTACTGATGCACCATTTTAACTAACTTCCTAATTAGAAGGGAGGGAGAAAAAGCGGTTATGAAAAATCTTTTAGGAAAAGAAGTTGAAATTGAAATATCTGGAAGGACCAATTTTACAGGCTTATTAATTGATTCTGGACTAGATATAATCGTCCTGTTTGATGGTCATAATTATTTATACATTCCACTTATGCATTTGCATAATATATGTGAACGGACGCTTAAAACGAATCCAGAAATAATCGAAAAACCAACTTTTGATATGCCCTTTCAAAATGAAAAGGAAACGATTTCGTATCGAAAAATTTTAAACAATGCTAAAGGGCAATTTTTAGAAATTTTTGTAACTGGGAATCGATCTATCCACGGCTATATTACGAGTGTGCTCAATGATTATATTGTTTTTTACTCCCCTGTCTATAAAAATGTATTTGTTTCAATGCAGCATTTAAAATGGTTAATTCCATATTCGAATGCATTAACGCCCTATACACTTAGTAATACCGTTTTACCGGTTGTACCTTCAAGCATTCCATTAGCTCGTTCGTTTGAGGAGCAATTAAAAAAATACGAAGGAAAGCTACTCGTCTTTGATTTAGGCGATAATCCAAGTAAGGTTGGTTTAGTGAAGAATATAAATAATAATATTGTCAATTTGACCACTGCTGGAGGAGAGACAGTTTTCTGGAAACTTATGCATTTAAAAACCGTTCATATGCCTTAAATAGAAATACCAATGAGTCGAACTCATTGGTATTTTTTAATAAAAGACGAGCTTTATCCAATAATACAGACAAATTAATGTGAAAAAAGTTGCTAAAGGTATGGTGATGATCGTGGCACTTATATATTGTTTCCAGGTTATTTTTATTTTGTGCTGCCGTAGAATATGCATCCAAATCATGGATGCCAACGTTCCGATTGGCAGTAAGAGCGAGCCTATATCACTTCCAATAATGTTCGCTAAATAAATGGTTTTTACAGTAAGTGGGTCAAGTCCCATCTCTGAAAGTGCCAATGTGCCGATCATTAAGGCAGGGTGGTTATTAAACATATTGGAAAGGACAGCGGTTAAGGTCCCCATTATTAAGCTGGCATGGAGTAGACTAGTAGAAACAAGAGGTTCAAGATAATGAATGAGCTTTGTAGTTAATCCAATATTTTGTAGTCCAAAAATAATTACGTACATGCTGAAAGCAAAAATGAAAATGTGCCACGGAGTCTTTTTAAACATATCCAAAGGGCTTATCTTTAACACATACCATCTCCAACCCAGTAATATAATAGAACAAACCATGGATACGATTGATACTGGAATCCCAAAATAAGATGCGACGAATAAACTGATTCTGACCAAAATAATAAACGCGATAACAAGAATCAAAAGTTTTGGTTCCTTTTTTAATTGAGCCTCATTTTGCTTGAATTGCAGTGGATGGAGTCGTGTAAATGCTAAATAGCTTAGTTGATTCGTATTAATTGGAAGGCTCTTAGGTAAGCTTTTAAAAAAGATAAAAAAGAGGAGACAGGTTAGGAATAACAACCCAAGAGTTGCGGGAACAAACATCATCGCTGTTTGGAGATACAAATCCAACCCGATAATTTCAAGGGAGATGAGATTCACGATGTTACTTACACCAATCGCTG
The DNA window shown above is from Bacillus sp. T3 and carries:
- a CDS encoding CotH kinase family protein; translated protein: MDLDNLNSTIPIYHLYIHPLDLSEMRRDIWCDDPLPAKLTFDKRKLEIDLAYRGSHIRKSKKKSYHVCFKKPAKYRNAKELHLNSEYSDPSLIRNKLSLDFFSEIGTLSPQSRHVFLKINGKNEGVYLELESVDEHYLASRKLPSGAIFYAVDGDANFSLMSDLDKEVKKSLDSGYERKNGTDKDNYYLQEMILNINTILRAEFEVEIQKYINVEQYLRWLAGVVFTQNYDGFVHNYALYRNGVTGQFEMIPWDYDATWGRDVNGKYMNEDYVRIQGFNTLTARILDVDSYRKYYKTLLLEIMNNQFTTEYLIPKVEGLASKIRPYVLKDPYLKERINQFDNEPDFIARYIKARSTYIKRQLSIFD
- a CDS encoding spore coat protein, with the translated sequence MNNDLAESYHAFLESLKGKIVTIYRGGPESKTGMLLDVKSDYVTLYAYNDNNNNSNDNNSNSNNNNNQQNNNNQQSDDNSNNNTVIYYQAKHVKSISEDSKTNSTQTTQVEEEDIEFFEADDFIGLISNLVNETIQINQGGPESKYGTLLGVSDDFIILYTEDDGIVYFNVYHVKSVSKYEDNNNNNNNNNQNGGQNNNNSNQQEVTYPEIIEASDFHNVFQHMAHKWVSINRGGPEAMEGVLVENAGGHYTLVSNQEVLRIHPYHIRSISSGPKGSLSQNNDSDDSQNNDNNNNNNQSAQNSSNQDNSSKNNESNKSKEKEYKKSSSSSKSSRSDYRREKVVKTIDYVWKGKN
- a CDS encoding DUF2642 domain-containing protein yields the protein MKNLLGKEVEIEISGRTNFTGLLIDSGLDIIVLFDGHNYLYIPLMHLHNICERTLKTNPEIIEKPTFDMPFQNEKETISYRKILNNAKGQFLEIFVTGNRSIHGYITSVLNDYIVFYSPVYKNVFVSMQHLKWLIPYSNALTPYTLSNTVLPVVPSSIPLARSFEEQLKKYEGKLLVFDLGDNPSKVGLVKNINNNIVNLTTAGGETVFWKLMHLKTVHMP
- a CDS encoding arsenic transporter, giving the protein MTLIFWRPKGINEAVPAALGAILVLLSGSVTITDLGEIANKVSGAALTIISTMVMAIALESFGFFHWIATKLLIATKNSGIRLFWLTNLLCFSMTLFLNNDGSILITTPILIMALKYVGLKPHQQIPYLISGAIIATASSAAIGVSNIVNLISLEIIGLDLYLQTAMMFVPATLGLLFLTCLLFFIFFKSLPKSLPINTNQLSYLAFTRLHPLQFKQNEAQLKKEPKLLILVIAFIILVRISLFVASYFGIPVSIVSMVCSIILLGWRWYVLKISPLDMFKKTPWHIFIFAFSMYVIIFGLQNIGLTTKLIHYLEPLVSTSLLHASLIMGTLTAVLSNMFNNHPALMIGTLALSEMGLDPLTVKTIYLANIIGSDIGSLLLPIGTLASMIWMHILRQHKIKITWKQYISATIITIPLATFFTLICLYYWIKLVFY